acagaagaagaacttatCAGGATGCGAAAAAACTCCATTCTTTATATACAATTTAAAATGAAGGTTACCCGGCGAATAAGTATAACCGCCATCGAAGGGCATCGACTGGGGAATCTAATCAACCCCACCAAATGGAAGTGCTTGTGTTCCTAGAAGTTGCGTGGTCCTATGGACCGCTATATGAGCTACAACTTGAGATTAGTATTCGTGATAAAACTATACACTTTTCATATTATTTACGCCCCGTGCCTTCTTCGTAACTAGCGGCTGGGAGTACTCGCTAAGTAGCCACAGCGAGATTCAAATGGCGGCTACCCAGTTTAGGGGCTCGGAAGCGGCTATCGGAGCTCTCAAAAGACTTATGGCTTCTtccttttgaacttgatgcTGCTTGCCAAGGGAAGAGATAGTATTGGCGACCAGATGCTCGAAAGAGATGGAGGTTGTCGCTCCGGGCTCCATACGGTGAAATGACTTTGCCTGCAAATCACGGTGGGATATTAGCGGCCTGCGCCTCGCAAAGCTTGTAACTTGTGCGCTTTTTTGGCCAGCGTTCCTGTATGACACAGTGGTAACAGGGATCAACGAAGTGGGCAACAAGCTAGCTATATCGCTTAGTTTGATCTCCACAATACACTGCTGTCAATTCTGGATGTTTAATGATGTACGCACAGGGTAGTGGGTAACGACTTCTGCTTTATCATTTCGGACTTTGCATGTTTGCTAATTTTGCAGTTGCTCGCGGTAAAAAGCGTGCATTTCCACAGGGGAGTTCAATACTGCAAAGCAGAATCCAGCTAATGGAACCGTGCCTCTGTTAAGAGGTGTCCTGGGACTTTGTTGGCGTTTATGTTGGTCGAAGCTTAAAGTGATTTATTCACGTGACTTCACGCTCTTCATAACTCGGATCCATCAGCCGTCACTTACCGTAACCAACAGTCCACGTCGAAGACAGCACCAGTCGTCAAATCACCGGCGGATGTCCGCTAGTTACTGGGAATCCACACAGCGTCAGAAATGGCAGTACACGCGTGAAAGCCTTTTTCGCGAAAGACACCAGCTATGGCTCATGGAGTGCCAGCTTTTCCCACAGGGTCTGACCGTGACCATGGAGAACAACAAAGCCGACGGCGAGGCTGTCACACGTAATATCCCCATCACCCACGTTGACTTGCACTACGGCAAGGACTACAATCTACGCATCTACTGCTATTTTCTCATCATGAAGCTAGGCCGGCGACTGAACATACGGCAGTACGCGCTGGCTACGGCACACGTATACTTAGCGCGGTTTCTACTATGCGCCTCTGTGCGGGAGGTTAACCTGTATCTTCTAGTGACCACCTGTATCTACTTGGCGTGCAAAGTCGAAGAATGTCCGCAGCACATCCGCGCGCTAGTGAACGAGGCGCGCTCGTTATGGCCCGAGTTCGTGCCCCCTGATCCCACCAAGGTCACGGAGTTTGAGTTCTACCTGCTCGAGGAGCTGCAGAGCTATTTGATTGTGCATCACCCATACCGCTCGATGGAGCAGATTGTCAGCGCCCTGCGCTCCGAGCCCTACGGTCTCGTGCTCTCCGCAACTGACCTTCAAAATTGCTGGTCCCTCATCAACGACAGCTACATCACCGACCTACACCTTTTAGTACCGCCCCACGTCATTGCCATGGCTTCCATGTTGATCATCGTGTCTCTACAGCGATCACAGCGCCCTTCCCTACAAGAAACGTTCAACTCCTTCATGGCCCAGTCTCAGGTTGATCTGGCCGAAGTCATGGACACAATTCAAGATTTGATTACCATGTATGACTACTGGGACAAGTACAACGAACCGTGGGTTAAGTTCCTCTTACATTCGTTGTATCTGCGCTCGACGTAAGCGTCAACACTGCCTAATCTAAATCGTAAGCCCATATTCGCGCGAAATCGGCATCTGGTTGACAGGGAAACAAAAAGATTCGCTTCCAACCAAAACTGGTTTCCCTCAAAACATCTCACCAGACTTCAATGCCTGTTATACACGGCCCAGCGCCCTCGTTCATGTATCAATGCTTGCCTGTCGTAATGCGAGTTTGGTCGTACAGTGCGAGAAGGTCTTCGAACCTTTTGTCGGTTTCAACCTAcgtgaaaaaaaagtttatGGTGGGATCTAGATCACATTCATGTGTTCGATATAAAGTCTTGGACAAGCAGGAAGACGGCACGCGTTGGCCTTctaaagaacttggaaagCCCGAGATGAGCAGCGAACTGAAACAGCGCAAGGTGCATGCGGGCCAGGTGGCAACAGGTTCACAGGAACCTgtggaaaaacaaaagcatCGCAGACAGAAGAAAGTCGCATCGCGCGTGGATAGATATTCATGCATGCTCTCGACAGCATTCTTTGCACTTCTTTATTTGGGGAGCAAGGTCAAGCCTGAGTTCACAAGCAAGTTCACTACTTTGCAATACAAATACGCCGACGTGGCCGACGCGTACGACATCGGCATTGACGATGCGTACATGGTGGTCACGTGCATTGTGGCTTTGGTGATGGTGCGTTCGTTTCTGCTGGAGTTCGTGTTGAAGCCCATTGCTTTGCGCCGATTCCATATCCAGTCGCGCAAATCGCAGCAGCGTTACGCTGAGCAGGGCTGGTCGCTCGTCTACTACACTTTTTCGTGGGTGCTTGGATTTTACCTATACTGCCAGTCCCCTTACTTCCTAAACTGTGACCATATCTACTTGGGGTGGCCGCACGATCGGCTTTCGTCAACCTTTAAGATGTACTACTTGCTACAAATTTCTTCCTGGCTACAGCAAATTGTGGTACTCAACGTTGAGGAAAGACGTAAGGACTACTGGCAGATGTTTGCCCACCATATCATCACATGCTTACTCACACTGGGCTCTTACTATTACTACTTCACCCGTATAGGGCATGTCATTTTGATTATGATGGACATTGTCGACGTTTTCCTCTCGAGCGCGAAAATGCTCAAGTACTGCGGCTTCACGACCGCTTGCGACTACATGTTTGCGGTATTCCTCGTGTTTTGGGTTCTTTTGAGACATATTGCATACAACTACATCTTCTATCACGCCGGCACTAAGGCTCCTGGGCTTATGTCGCACGGCCAATGCATGGCGTCTGCTGTTCAGAAAAGATGCTGGACGCCTCTCGTCATCGACATATTCCTGTGGCTATTGGGAGGTTTACAGGTCATTACCATCATATGGATGGCTCTCATTATAAAAGTTCTCATCAAGATTCTAAAGGGTGGAAGCGCCGAGGATGTTAGGAGTGATGAAGACGACAGTGACTAAAACCGCAGCGTAATATATGTACAATAGCTACCGCGTGGCTGGACTTTTTATCTTAATCTAGACTGTATACAGACAAACACAAGCATTAATTGGACTATTGGTAATAAATGATGAGGCAAAATGGCGATGCAGCAAGTTCTCTAGTAGGAGGATTGTGAGAATTATGCTCCATATTTGATAGTGACGTAAAGAGAGAGGAACATGACTGCCAACCCGTAAATCGCCAGCGCCAAACTGCAAGACTTGAGGAATTTGTCAGAGCGTGACATGAGTTGCCCGTTTCTCGCAGCCTGGGAGCCAATAAGTTTATACCCGAAAAGACCAGGGAGCGTAAAAGATATAGCAGTAGAACCAGTTGCGCCGACAAGAGCCAAGACGAGAGCAAAAGAGCTAACGTTCAACGCCAAGACGTACAATGAAATCACCAAAACCGCAGTGATAATGTAAAATCTTTGATTGGGAAAGGGAACGACTTCAGTTAGGCTGTCTTCGCGGTTTTCCTCGACTTCTTGATATGATGGACCGTTTACTGTAGCTTCGTAGTTTCCTTCAGATCCCAGCAGCAACctgtcttcttcatcttcaataACCATCGTTATAGGGGACGTAGGGTGTTTGTGCTTGTTGCGTGCTTCGTGGTGAACTTCACATTTACCGTAGGTTAATAAGATCCAGTGCATCATGTTGTTGGCAGCGATACGGCATGGGTGAAGCAATAGTGGGAAAGACAGGATGACCATCGTCCCCAAACATAGTTTACCGATAGTGGTCCATATGGATTCTGGGTCATAGTTGAGCATGATGTTTCCAACGACATTGCTTCCAAAGGTCAAGTAGCCACACACGCCGACAGACAAGAATAGAGCTGCAGAAGTGCTGATGCTTGAGGTGATGACTTTGTTAATATTTTGCATGCTGttatctttgagctcattaATGATGCTGAACAGGTTCATGGAAGCTGTGAAGGCAAAAACAATGATGGTGAAAGTGCTGACCAGACCCTTTTTATCGTATACACCAATCCACGACACATCACCGCGAAACTCCCGATAGTTCTCCGACAGAACCACATCTTTCAGGAAAGATCCCAGGATCAAGCAGACAAGGTAAGCAACAGCAAACAGACCCAGGATACTAGAGTATTTCAAACCGTCCAGCCTTTTGATTAGAGAGAGCGGCACTGTTGCTAGAGTACTACCTATGATCCAACCTCTGCGCGTACCTCCAACAACGCCGGGGAACAGGTCTCCCACCAGAACAAGATAGCTCAAACCAACGCCATAGCATTGGACGAACATAGCAAAGTCAAAGATGAGCGAAAGCGAAGGATACGTGATTGAGCATAA
The Lachancea thermotolerans CBS 6340 chromosome G complete sequence genome window above contains:
- the AVT7 gene encoding Avt7p (similar to uniprot|P40501 Saccharomyces cerevisiae YIL088C AVT7); the encoded protein is MDAGATAFFSTVNMVKTIVGAGMLAVPYAFKSDGILVGTALTIVGAVTSGFGLFVLAKCSKTLINPRASSFFTLCSITYPSLSLIFDFAMFVQCYGVGLSYLVLVGDLFPGVVGGTRRGWIIGSTLATVPLSLIKRLDGLKYSSILGLFAVAYLVCLILGSFLKDVVLSENYREFRGDVSWIGVYDKKGLVSTFTIIVFAFTASMNLFSIINELKDNSMQNINKVITSSISTSAALFLSVGVCGYLTFGSNVVGNIMLNYDPESIWTTIGKLCLGTMVILSFPLLLHPCRIAANNMMHWILLTYGKCEVHHEARNKHKHPTSPITMVIEDEEDRLLLGSEGNYEATVNGPSYQEVEENREDSLTEVVPFPNQRFYIITAVLVISLYVLALNVSSFALVLALVGATGSTAISFTLPGLFGYKLIGSQAARNGQLMSRSDKFLKSCSLALAIYGLAVMFLSLYVTIKYGA
- the SSN8 gene encoding cyclin-dependent protein serine/threonine kinase regulator SSN8 (highly similar to uniprot|P47821 Saccharomyces cerevisiae YNL025C SSN8 Component of RNA polymerase II holoenzyme involved in RNA pol II carboxy-terminal domain phosphorylation); its protein translation is MSASYWESTQRQKWQYTRESLFRERHQLWLMECQLFPQGLTVTMENNKADGEAVTRNIPITHVDLHYGKDYNLRIYCYFLIMKLGRRLNIRQYALATAHVYLARFLLCASVREVNLYLLVTTCIYLACKVEECPQHIRALVNEARSLWPEFVPPDPTKVTEFEFYLLEELQSYLIVHHPYRSMEQIVSALRSEPYGLVLSATDLQNCWSLINDSYITDLHLLVPPHVIAMASMLIIVSLQRSQRPSLQETFNSFMAQSQVDLAEVMDTIQDLITMYDYWDKYNEPWVKFLLHSLYLRST
- a CDS encoding KLTH0G10582p (weakly similar to uniprot|P28496 Saccharomyces cerevisiae LAC1 and to YHL003C uniprot|P38703 Saccharomyces cerevisiae LAG1; Ceramide synthase components, involved in synthesis of ceramide from C26(acyl)-coenzyme A and dihydrosphingosine or phytosphingosine), with protein sequence MPVIHGPAPSFMYQCLPVVMRVWSYSARRSSNLLSVSTYVKKKFMVGSRSHSCVRYKVLDKQEDGTRWPSKELGKPEMSSELKQRKVHAGQVATGSQEPVEKQKHRRQKKVASRVDRYSCMLSTAFFALLYLGSKVKPEFTSKFTTLQYKYADVADAYDIGIDDAYMVVTCIVALVMVRSFLLEFVLKPIALRRFHIQSRKSQQRYAEQGWSLVYYTFSWVLGFYLYCQSPYFLNCDHIYLGWPHDRLSSTFKMYYLLQISSWLQQIVVLNVEERRKDYWQMFAHHIITCLLTLGSYYYYFTRIGHVILIMMDIVDVFLSSAKMLKYCGFTTACDYMFAVFLVFWVLLRHIAYNYIFYHAGTKAPGLMSHGQCMASAVQKRCWTPLVIDIFLWLLGGLQVITIIWMALIIKVLIKILKGGSAEDVRSDEDDSD